The following coding sequences lie in one Hydrogenophaga sp. PBL-H3 genomic window:
- the recR gene encoding recombination mediator RecR → MAETHSLEHLVQALRRLPGVGVKSAQRMAFHLLQHDREGALHLARALEHAAASVQHCALCHTFTEEAICHTCLDPRRDRSQLCVVETPADQAAMERTGAYKGLFFVLMGKLSPLDNVGPKDIGLQKLFDRIDAPAQTPTGVSEVREVILATNFTAEGETTAHVIAQALKGRGVQVTRLARGVPVGSELEYVDLGTIAHALVDRR, encoded by the coding sequence ATGGCCGAAACGCATTCCCTAGAGCATCTGGTTCAGGCCTTGCGGCGCCTGCCTGGGGTGGGCGTCAAGTCGGCCCAACGCATGGCGTTCCACCTGCTGCAGCACGACCGCGAGGGTGCGCTGCACCTGGCCCGCGCGCTGGAGCACGCTGCCGCTTCCGTGCAGCACTGCGCGCTGTGCCACACCTTCACCGAAGAAGCCATCTGCCACACCTGCCTGGACCCGCGGCGCGACCGCAGCCAGCTCTGTGTGGTGGAGACGCCGGCCGACCAGGCCGCCATGGAGCGCACGGGTGCGTACAAGGGCCTGTTTTTCGTGCTGATGGGCAAGCTCAGCCCGTTGGACAACGTGGGTCCGAAAGACATCGGCCTGCAGAAGCTGTTCGACCGCATTGACGCGCCCGCGCAAACGCCCACCGGCGTATCCGAAGTGCGTGAGGTGATCCTGGCGACCAACTTCACGGCTGAAGGCGAAACCACCGCACACGTGATTGCCCAGGCGCTCAAGGGGCGCGGCGTGCAGGTCACGCGGCTGGCGCGCGGCGTGCCCGTGGGCAGCGAGCTGGAATACGTGGACCTGGGCACCATTGCCCACGCCCTGGTGGACCGGCGCTGA
- a CDS encoding YbaB/EbfC family nucleoid-associated protein gives MFNKGQLAGLMKQAQAMQDNLKKAQDELAFVEVTGESGAGLVKVLMTCKHDVKRITIDPSLLADDKDMLEDLVAAAFNAAVRKAEETSAEKMGKITAGMPGLPGGMKFPF, from the coding sequence ATGTTCAACAAAGGACAACTCGCCGGCCTCATGAAGCAGGCCCAGGCCATGCAGGACAACCTGAAGAAGGCGCAGGACGAACTGGCCTTCGTCGAAGTCACGGGCGAGTCCGGTGCCGGTCTGGTCAAGGTGCTCATGACCTGCAAGCACGATGTCAAGCGCATCACCATCGACCCCAGCCTGCTGGCCGACGACAAGGACATGCTCGAAGACCTGGTGGCCGCGGCCTTCAACGCCGCAGTGCGCAAGGCCGAAGAAACCTCGGCCGAGAAGATGGGCAAGATCACCGCCGGCATGCCGGGCCTGCCCGGTGGCATGAAGTTTCCTTTCTGA
- the dnaX gene encoding DNA polymerase III subunit gamma/tau: protein MSYVVLARKYRPRNFTEMVGQGHVVQALSNALTTQRLHHAYLFTGTRGVGKTTVSRILAKSLNCLGADGQGGITAEPCGVCQACTDIDSGRFVDYTELDAASNRGVDEVQALLEQAVYKPVQGRFKVFMIDEVHMLTNTAFNAMLKTLEEPPEYLKFVLATTDPQKVPVTVLSRCLQFNLRPMAPETVQEHLMQVLQAEQVAAETQALRLISRAARGSMRDALSLTDQAIAFGGGQLQEATVRQMLGAVDRSYVLRLIDALARSDGATVVDTVDTLRLNGLNAATTLEDMTGVLQRMAVLQAVPGRAPADGLEDPDEVEIERLAGSLPADETQLLYSLCLHGRAELGLAPDEYAGLTMVLLRLLAFKPAGSAVAAAEKKTLKPAEAVPPVALAAPTSAPVARTAPIAAPVAPAVAAPVAAPAPRPVAVQPPPAASPAPAPAPATQAAASPEMDDAPWPEDDGPPWEEDHESVVNPSRTVAIPVRDAGEPGRADQPQVRAPSVSAGLAPIVPSEEGDFWFDAVMQLVRAEAISALVRELGLQSQLVARDTDRWVLRVERESLNQGNSRERLATALLTIGHQVRLVVEIGTVADSPSRRLALEAERLQRQAEAQIMGDPFVQTMMRDFGGRIVPGTLKATRA, encoded by the coding sequence ATGTCCTATGTCGTTCTGGCCCGCAAATACCGCCCGCGCAATTTCACCGAAATGGTGGGTCAGGGCCATGTGGTGCAAGCCCTCTCCAACGCACTGACCACCCAGCGGCTGCACCACGCCTACCTGTTCACCGGCACGCGGGGCGTGGGCAAGACGACCGTCTCGCGCATCCTGGCCAAGTCGCTCAACTGCCTGGGCGCCGACGGGCAGGGTGGCATCACCGCCGAGCCGTGTGGCGTGTGCCAGGCGTGCACCGACATCGACAGCGGCCGCTTTGTGGACTACACCGAGCTCGACGCCGCTTCCAACCGCGGTGTGGACGAGGTGCAGGCTTTGCTGGAACAAGCGGTCTACAAGCCGGTGCAGGGCCGCTTCAAGGTGTTCATGATCGACGAGGTCCACATGCTGACCAACACGGCGTTCAACGCCATGTTGAAGACGCTGGAGGAGCCGCCCGAGTACCTCAAGTTCGTGCTCGCCACGACCGATCCGCAGAAGGTGCCGGTGACGGTGCTCTCGCGCTGCCTGCAGTTCAACCTGCGACCGATGGCGCCCGAGACGGTGCAGGAGCATCTCATGCAGGTGCTGCAGGCCGAGCAGGTGGCTGCCGAAACGCAGGCGCTGCGCCTGATCTCGCGCGCGGCGCGAGGTTCCATGCGCGACGCGCTGTCCCTCACCGACCAGGCCATTGCCTTTGGCGGCGGTCAGTTGCAAGAGGCGACCGTGCGCCAGATGCTCGGCGCGGTGGACCGCTCGTATGTGCTGCGCCTCATCGACGCGCTGGCGCGCTCCGACGGTGCCACGGTGGTCGACACGGTGGATACCTTGCGCCTCAACGGCCTGAACGCCGCCACCACGCTCGAAGACATGACCGGTGTGCTGCAGCGCATGGCGGTGTTGCAGGCGGTGCCGGGTCGTGCGCCGGCCGATGGCCTGGAAGATCCGGACGAAGTCGAGATCGAGCGGCTGGCCGGCAGCCTGCCGGCGGATGAGACCCAGTTGCTTTACAGCCTGTGCCTGCACGGCCGGGCCGAACTCGGCCTGGCGCCCGACGAATACGCCGGCCTGACCATGGTGTTGCTGCGGTTGCTCGCATTCAAACCGGCAGGCTCGGCGGTGGCCGCCGCGGAAAAAAAAACTCTGAAACCCGCTGAGGCGGTGCCACCAGTGGCCTTGGCCGCGCCGACGAGTGCGCCCGTGGCACGCACGGCGCCGATTGCCGCGCCTGTTGCGCCGGCAGTTGCAGCCCCCGTCGCAGCGCCTGCACCCCGGCCGGTGGCGGTTCAGCCACCACCGGCGGCGTCACCCGCACCGGCGCCAGCACCCGCCACGCAAGCCGCAGCCTCGCCCGAGATGGACGATGCGCCCTGGCCCGAAGACGACGGGCCACCGTGGGAAGAAGACCATGAAAGCGTGGTCAACCCGAGCCGCACGGTGGCAATTCCTGTGCGCGACGCAGGTGAGCCGGGCCGCGCAGATCAGCCGCAAGTTCGCGCGCCGTCAGTGTCTGCCGGACTCGCACCGATTGTGCCCAGCGAAGAGGGTGATTTCTGGTTCGACGCCGTCATGCAGCTGGTGCGCGCCGAGGCGATTTCAGCCCTGGTGCGGGAGCTGGGCCTGCAGTCCCAGCTGGTGGCACGCGACACCGACCGCTGGGTGCTGCGCGTGGAGCGCGAGTCGCTCAACCAAGGCAACAGCCGCGAGCGCCTGGCCACGGCGCTGCTAACCATTGGCCACCAGGTGCGCCTCGTGGTGGAGATCGGTACCGTGGCCGACTCACCGTCGCGGCGCCTGGCGCTGGAGGCCGAGCGGCTGCAGCGCCAGGCCGAAGCGCAGATCATGGGTGATCCGTTTGTGCAAACCATGATGCGCGACTTTGGCGGCAGAATCGTCCCCGGCACGCTCAAGGCCACACGCGCCTGA